One part of the Pseudomonas leptonychotis genome encodes these proteins:
- the acs gene encoding acetate--CoA ligase, giving the protein MTAASLYPVRPEVAAQSLTDEATYKAMYQQSVINPDGFWREQAQRLDWIKPFTQVKQTSFDDHRVDIKWFADGTLNVSYNCLDRHLAERGDQVAIIWEGDDPSEHEEITYRQLHEQVCKFANALRGQDVHRGDVVTIYMPMIPQAVVAMLACTRIGAIHSVVFGGFSPEALAGRIIDCQSKVVITADEGLRGGKKTALKANVDDALTNPETSSIQKVIVCKRTGGAIKWNQHRDIWYEDLMAVASSHCAPKEMGAEEALFILYTSGSTGKPKGVQHTTGGYLLYAALTHERVFDYKPGDIYWCTADVGWVTGHSYIVYGPLANGATTLLFEGIPNYPDITRVSKIIDKHKVNILYTAPTAIRAMMAQGDAAVAGADGSSLRLLGSVGEPINPEAWNWYYKTVGKERCPIVDTWWQTETGGIMISPLPGATALKPGSATRPFFGVQPALVDNLGNLIEGAAEGNLVIIDSWPGQARTLYGDHDRFVDTYFKTFKGMYFTGDGARRDEDGYYWITGRVDDVLNVSGHRMGTAEIESAMVAHPKVAEAAVVGVPHDIKGQGIYVYVTLNGGEQPSEELRLELRNWVRKEIGPIACPDVIQWAPGLPKTRSGKIMRRILRKIATAEYDALGDISTLADPGVVQHLIDTHRDMQAA; this is encoded by the coding sequence ATGACTGCTGCGTCCTTGTATCCCGTACGCCCTGAGGTGGCGGCCCAGTCGCTGACTGATGAGGCCACCTATAAAGCCATGTACCAGCAGTCGGTGATCAACCCTGACGGTTTCTGGCGTGAGCAGGCTCAGCGCCTGGACTGGATCAAGCCGTTTACCCAGGTCAAGCAAACTTCCTTCGACGATCACCGTGTCGACATCAAGTGGTTTGCCGACGGCACCCTCAACGTGTCCTATAACTGCCTGGACCGTCACCTGGCAGAACGTGGCGATCAGGTAGCGATTATCTGGGAGGGTGACGACCCATCCGAGCATGAGGAAATCACCTACCGCCAGCTGCACGAACAAGTCTGCAAGTTCGCCAACGCCTTGCGTGGCCAGGATGTGCACCGCGGCGATGTGGTGACCATCTATATGCCGATGATTCCGCAGGCGGTGGTGGCGATGCTGGCCTGTACCCGCATCGGTGCAATCCATTCGGTGGTGTTCGGCGGCTTCTCGCCGGAGGCCCTGGCCGGGCGCATCATCGACTGCCAATCCAAGGTGGTGATCACTGCTGACGAAGGCCTGCGCGGCGGCAAGAAAACCGCGCTGAAAGCCAACGTCGACGACGCGTTGACCAACCCGGAAACCAGCAGCATTCAGAAAGTCATCGTATGCAAGCGTACTGGCGGTGCCATCAAGTGGAATCAGCATCGCGACATCTGGTACGAAGACCTGATGGCCGTAGCGTCCAGCCATTGCGCACCGAAGGAAATGGGCGCCGAGGAAGCGCTGTTTATCCTCTATACCTCGGGCTCCACCGGTAAGCCGAAAGGCGTACAGCACACCACCGGTGGCTATCTGCTGTACGCAGCACTGACCCATGAGCGTGTGTTCGATTACAAGCCGGGCGATATCTACTGGTGCACGGCTGACGTGGGCTGGGTCACTGGCCACAGCTATATCGTTTACGGCCCGCTGGCCAATGGCGCGACCACGCTGCTGTTTGAAGGCATCCCCAACTATCCGGATATTACCCGTGTGTCGAAGATCATCGACAAGCACAAGGTCAATATCCTCTACACCGCACCGACGGCGATTCGCGCCATGATGGCCCAGGGCGATGCGGCGGTAGCCGGTGCCGATGGTTCCAGCCTGCGCCTGCTCGGCTCGGTCGGTGAGCCGATCAACCCGGAGGCCTGGAACTGGTACTACAAGACCGTCGGCAAAGAGCGTTGCCCGATTGTCGATACCTGGTGGCAGACCGAAACTGGCGGCATCATGATCAGCCCGCTGCCGGGTGCTACTGCACTCAAGCCGGGCTCGGCGACCCGTCCGTTCTTCGGTGTGCAGCCGGCGCTGGTGGATAACCTCGGTAACCTGATCGAGGGCGCTGCTGAAGGCAACCTGGTGATTATCGATTCCTGGCCGGGCCAGGCGCGTACCCTGTATGGCGACCACGACCGCTTTGTGGATACCTACTTCAAGACCTTCAAGGGCATGTACTTCACCGGTGACGGTGCGCGCCGTGACGAAGACGGTTACTACTGGATTACTGGTCGCGTCGATGACGTGCTCAACGTCTCCGGCCACCGTATGGGCACCGCTGAGATCGAAAGTGCCATGGTTGCTCACCCGAAAGTTGCTGAGGCTGCCGTGGTTGGCGTGCCGCACGACATCAAAGGGCAGGGCATCTATGTCTACGTCACCTTGAATGGCGGCGAGCAGCCTTCCGAAGAATTGCGCCTAGAGTTGCGAAACTGGGTGCGCAAGGAAATCGGTCCGATTGCCTGTCCGGACGTTATTCAGTGGGCCCCAGGCCTGCCGAAAACCCGCTCGGGCAAGATCATGCGCCGTATCCTGCGCAAGATTGCTACTGCCGAATACGATGCACTCGGCGATATCTCCACGCTGGCAGATCCTGGCGTGGTGCAGCACCTTATCGACACTCACCGCGACATGCAGGCCGCCTAA
- the dctM gene encoding C4-dicarboxylate TRAP transporter large permease protein DctM: MTILFLFFLLFLLMFIGVPIAASLGLAGSVTIMLFSPDSVRSLAIKLFETSEHYTLLAIPFFLLSGAFMTTGGVAKRLIDFANACVGHIRGGLAISAVMACMLFAALSGSSPATVAAVGSIAIAGMVRSGYPQAFGAGIVCNAGTLGILIPPSIVMVVYAAATEQSVGKLFMAGVVPGLLLGVALMVAIYIVARKMNLPAMPRATLREFLRSAREAIWGLLLMVIILGGIYTGMFTPTEAAAVAAVYAGFVALFVYKDLTIRECPKVLLDSGKLTIMLMFIIANAMLFAHVLTTEQIPQTITAWVIEMGLQPWQFLLVVNIVLLVAGAFMEPSAIILILAPILFPIAVQLGIDPIHLGIIMVVNMEIGLITPPVGLNLFVTSAVTGMPLTAVVKAAWPWLMLLLGFLMIITYIPAVSMALPNWLGMN, translated from the coding sequence ATGACCATTCTGTTCCTCTTTTTCCTGCTGTTTTTGCTGATGTTTATTGGCGTGCCGATTGCCGCCTCCCTGGGCCTGGCCGGCTCGGTGACCATCATGCTGTTCAGCCCGGACTCGGTGCGTTCGCTGGCGATCAAGCTGTTTGAAACCTCCGAGCACTACACCCTGCTGGCCATTCCGTTCTTCCTGCTGTCCGGTGCGTTTATGACCACCGGCGGTGTGGCCAAGCGTTTGATCGATTTCGCCAACGCCTGCGTCGGTCATATCCGTGGCGGCCTGGCGATTTCCGCCGTCATGGCCTGCATGCTGTTCGCCGCCCTGTCCGGTTCATCGCCGGCCACGGTTGCGGCGGTCGGCTCGATTGCCATCGCCGGCATGGTGCGCTCCGGTTACCCGCAAGCCTTTGGCGCCGGCATCGTGTGTAATGCCGGGACCTTGGGCATCTTGATTCCGCCGTCGATCGTCATGGTGGTGTACGCCGCGGCGACCGAGCAATCGGTGGGCAAGCTGTTTATGGCCGGTGTAGTGCCGGGCTTACTGCTGGGCGTAGCGCTGATGGTGGCGATCTATATCGTCGCACGGAAGATGAACCTGCCGGCCATGCCGCGCGCCACCCTGCGTGAGTTCCTGCGCTCGGCTCGCGAGGCGATCTGGGGCCTGTTGTTGATGGTGATCATCCTCGGCGGCATCTATACCGGCATGTTCACCCCAACCGAAGCGGCTGCCGTGGCAGCGGTTTATGCCGGTTTCGTCGCGCTGTTTGTGTACAAAGACCTGACCATCCGCGAGTGCCCCAAGGTGCTGCTGGACTCCGGCAAGTTGACCATCATGCTGATGTTCATCATCGCCAACGCCATGCTCTTCGCCCACGTACTGACCACCGAGCAAATCCCTCAGACCATCACCGCCTGGGTGATCGAGATGGGCCTGCAACCTTGGCAGTTCTTGCTGGTGGTGAACATCGTGCTGCTGGTGGCCGGGGCCTTTATGGAACCGTCTGCAATCATCCTGATCCTCGCGCCGATCCTCTTCCCGATTGCCGTGCAGCTGGGCATCGACCCAATTCACCTGGGCATCATCATGGTGGTGAACATGGAGATCGGATTGATCACCCCGCCGGTGGGGCTCAACCTGTTCGTCACCTCAGCCGTGACCGGGATGCCGTTGACCGCCGTGGTGAAAGCGGCTTGGCCATGGCTGATGCTGCTACTGGGTTTCCTGATGATCATCACTTACATCCCGGCCGTATCCATGGCCTTGCCCAACTGGCTGGGCATGAACTGA